Proteins from one Nitrobacteraceae bacterium AZCC 2146 genomic window:
- a CDS encoding branched-chain amino acid transport system permease protein (product_source=KO:K01997; cog=COG0559; ko=KO:K01997; pfam=PF02653; transmembrane_helix_parts=Outside_1_4,TMhelix_5_27,Inside_28_33,TMhelix_34_53,Outside_54_57,TMhelix_58_80,Inside_81_92,TMhelix_93_115,Outside_116_134,TMhelix_135_153,Inside_154_183,TMhelix_184_206,Outside_207_220,TMhelix_221_243,Inside_244_249,TMhelix_250_272,Outside_273_285) gives MLGSIIASGLAAGAIYALVGVTYNTMFSTSRVMSFTAGQLAMLGGVFGSWFILKLGMPLIVGFLLTLVACAIIGVITEFVAVRPVLKSLDQHLYVLSTLALALMIQQVAAIKWGTEPQPFPKLVGLGSGVWDEKFWLPVVACAVTIIGLEYLYRRTLIGHAFLAIAEDNFAARALGLPERNLRVASYALAGMIGGVAGFSGGELLLAFFANGALLNFYGFVPVALGGLGNNRGAIIGGLALGLFQQAANFLVGGIFSSVAVFALFIVVLLAAPQGLFGSATARRV, from the coding sequence ATGCTCGGTTCGATCATCGCTTCTGGATTGGCGGCAGGCGCGATCTACGCGCTCGTCGGCGTCACCTACAACACCATGTTCTCCACCTCGCGGGTGATGAGCTTCACGGCCGGACAACTCGCCATGCTCGGCGGGGTGTTCGGCTCGTGGTTCATATTGAAACTAGGCATGCCGCTGATCGTCGGTTTCCTGCTGACGCTGGTGGCCTGTGCGATCATCGGCGTGATCACCGAATTCGTCGCGGTGCGCCCGGTGCTGAAGAGCCTCGACCAGCATCTCTACGTGCTCTCGACATTGGCGCTGGCGCTGATGATCCAGCAGGTCGCCGCGATCAAATGGGGCACCGAGCCGCAGCCGTTTCCTAAGCTGGTCGGACTTGGCAGCGGCGTCTGGGACGAGAAATTCTGGCTGCCGGTGGTGGCGTGCGCCGTCACCATCATCGGCCTTGAATATCTCTACCGACGCACCCTGATCGGCCATGCCTTCCTCGCCATCGCCGAAGACAACTTTGCCGCCCGCGCGCTCGGCCTGCCGGAGCGCAACCTGCGGGTCGCGAGCTATGCGCTGGCCGGCATGATCGGTGGCGTCGCCGGATTTTCCGGCGGCGAGTTGCTGCTGGCGTTCTTCGCCAACGGCGCGCTGCTGAATTTCTACGGCTTCGTGCCGGTGGCGCTGGGCGGGCTCGGCAACAACCGCGGCGCCATCATCGGCGGGCTGGCGCTGGGCCTGTTCCAGCAGGCGGCGAATTTCCTGGTCGGCGGCATTTTCTCGTCAGTGGCCGTGTTCGCGCTGTTCATCGTGGTGCTGCTGGCGGCGCCGCAGGGCCTGTTTGGCTCGGCCACCGCACGGAGGGTGTGA
- a CDS encoding branched-chain amino acid transport system substrate-binding protein (product_source=KO:K01999; cath_funfam=3.40.50.2300; cog=COG0683; ko=KO:K01999; pfam=PF13458; superfamily=53822; transmembrane_helix_parts=Inside_1_6,TMhelix_7_29,Outside_30_398), with protein sequence MSISRRGILLGGAGALGAASFPFARPAIAQSEPLKIGWLAAMTGPSSAPTIGFNRGVVFATDAINAAGGVKGRKIEIITRDTQGDPTKAVNATQELISQAKVNAIWGPVNSGEALATTPIMARAKIPDLHPCVVETLIDPTKFPNAFRIAPSNSQWDDAVRNYCLNVLKVKKVAVIGDTTGYGVTAVGASVAAFKKDGADVVYQANIDATQPDMTPDMLRAKNAGAEVIVVWSVSTGMEARMFNTRAAMNWDVSFVGHPSLASGELAGLIEKPANWAKVYAVGYKSCSYDSAGKLPAKSQELVDRLTKANVPLNDTLLWWIAGGIDAVELIAKGVEESGSTASEGIIKYWNTLSKYPGFFGNYSFSPTQHNGYPTEEIVMSEARSAKNGTFALAPGYS encoded by the coding sequence ATGAGCATTTCTCGTCGTGGAATTCTGTTGGGCGGCGCCGGCGCTCTCGGCGCCGCGTCATTTCCGTTCGCCAGACCCGCCATCGCGCAATCCGAACCGCTGAAGATCGGCTGGCTCGCCGCCATGACCGGCCCGAGCTCTGCGCCGACCATCGGTTTCAACCGCGGCGTGGTGTTCGCCACCGACGCCATCAACGCCGCCGGCGGCGTCAAGGGCCGCAAGATCGAGATCATCACCCGGGACACCCAGGGCGACCCGACCAAGGCGGTCAACGCCACCCAGGAGCTGATCAGCCAGGCCAAGGTCAATGCGATCTGGGGGCCCGTGAATTCCGGCGAAGCCTTGGCCACCACGCCGATCATGGCGCGCGCAAAAATCCCCGACCTGCATCCCTGCGTGGTCGAGACCCTGATCGATCCCACGAAATTCCCCAATGCCTTTCGTATCGCGCCGTCGAACAGCCAGTGGGACGACGCCGTCCGCAACTACTGCCTCAACGTGCTGAAGGTGAAGAAGGTCGCCGTGATCGGCGACACCACCGGCTATGGCGTGACGGCCGTGGGCGCGTCCGTCGCGGCGTTCAAGAAGGACGGCGCCGATGTGGTCTATCAGGCCAATATCGATGCCACCCAGCCCGACATGACCCCGGACATGCTGCGCGCCAAGAACGCCGGTGCCGAAGTGATCGTGGTGTGGAGCGTCTCCACCGGCATGGAAGCTCGGATGTTCAACACCCGCGCCGCGATGAACTGGGACGTTTCCTTCGTCGGCCATCCCTCGCTCGCGTCCGGCGAACTCGCCGGCCTGATCGAGAAGCCCGCGAACTGGGCCAAGGTCTACGCCGTCGGCTACAAGAGCTGCAGCTATGATTCCGCGGGCAAGCTGCCGGCGAAGAGCCAGGAGCTGGTCGATCGCCTCACCAAGGCCAACGTCCCGCTCAACGACACGCTGCTGTGGTGGATCGCCGGCGGCATCGACGCCGTCGAATTGATCGCCAAGGGCGTCGAAGAAAGCGGATCGACCGCCAGCGAAGGCATCATCAAATACTGGAACACGCTGTCGAAATATCCCGGCTTTTTCGGCAACTACAGTTTCTCGCCGACCCAGCACAATGGCTATCCCACCGAAGAGATCGTGATGTCGGAGGCACGTTCGGCCAAGAACGGCACGTTTGCGCTGGCCCCGGGCTACTCATAG
- a CDS encoding DNA-binding GntR family transcriptional regulator (product_source=COG1802; cath_funfam=1.10.10.10,1.20.120.530; cog=COG1802; ko=KO:K22293; pfam=PF00392,PF07729; smart=SM00345,SM00895; superfamily=46785,48008) has translation MMSAPAVSRRPPSRAVERLDRDRQAAPQVFERLRDLIISLALPPGSPLSRAALAEQFGVSSTPIRDALMRLDKEGLVEVFPQYATVVSKVDVGLAQQAHFLRQALELEIVRLLALSHDEALIVELNRIIALQQQFAKAGDFAKFMAADTEFHQKLYDAADKPGLWALVRSRSGHIDRLRRLHLPTLGKAQAIVRDHKLIAKAIATGEPDEAQKHLRTHLSGTLRDLDKIRARYPEYLSD, from the coding sequence ATGATGTCCGCGCCAGCCGTATCCCGCCGCCCCCCTTCACGCGCCGTCGAGCGGCTCGACCGCGATCGGCAGGCGGCGCCGCAGGTGTTCGAGCGGCTGCGCGACCTGATCATTTCACTGGCATTGCCGCCGGGATCGCCGCTGTCGCGCGCGGCATTGGCCGAACAGTTCGGCGTCAGTTCGACGCCGATCCGCGATGCGCTGATGCGGCTCGACAAAGAGGGACTTGTCGAAGTCTTTCCGCAATATGCAACGGTGGTAAGCAAGGTAGACGTGGGCCTGGCCCAGCAGGCGCATTTTCTGCGCCAGGCGCTGGAGCTGGAGATTGTGCGGTTGCTGGCGTTGAGCCATGACGAAGCGCTCATCGTCGAATTGAACCGGATCATTGCGCTGCAACAGCAATTCGCCAAGGCCGGCGACTTTGCAAAATTCATGGCGGCGGATACGGAGTTTCACCAGAAATTGTACGACGCTGCCGACAAGCCCGGGCTGTGGGCGCTGGTGCGCAGCCGCAGCGGCCATATCGACCGGCTGCGCCGGCTGCACCTGCCGACGCTCGGCAAGGCGCAGGCGATCGTGAGGGATCACAAGCTGATTGCCAAAGCCATCGCGACGGGCGAACCTGACGAGGCACAAAAGCACTTGCGCACCCATCTGTCCGGCACGCTCCGGGATCTCGACAAGATCCGCGCGCGCTATCCAGAGTACCTAAGCGACTGA
- a CDS encoding NitT/TauT family transport system substrate-binding protein (product_source=KO:K02051; cleavage_site_network=SignalP-noTM; cog=COG0715; ko=KO:K02051; superfamily=53850), producing the protein MNKTMWRAGAGAIAAFGMMLTGSLAQAQQKTEISLSRQPGIFYMPTHIIEKQKLIEKHAAALGLPGITTKWVTFSGGGAQTDALLAGGVDILNTGTGNLLLLWDRTRGGVKGIVATSAQPMTLISRDAHIKSIKDFGPNDKIAVPTVKISTQAIVLQIAASEAFGADQWSKLDANTVQLGHPDAYAALSNSQHEVRSHFSIPPFTFLEMKNVPGAHVVLSSPDVMGGPLSQAQFFTTTKFADANPKVIQAVRDAAKEAQDLIRTDTKTAVEIYKEVTGDKTSTDEILGWLKEPGMMEYNLEPQGTMKFANHLFKTGTLKTQPKAWTDYYLPTSSDLKGN; encoded by the coding sequence ATGAACAAGACGATGTGGCGTGCCGGCGCGGGCGCAATCGCGGCATTCGGCATGATGCTGACGGGATCGCTGGCGCAGGCGCAGCAGAAGACCGAAATCTCGCTGTCGCGGCAGCCCGGCATTTTCTACATGCCGACCCATATCATCGAAAAGCAGAAGCTGATCGAGAAGCACGCGGCGGCTTTGGGCCTGCCGGGCATCACCACCAAATGGGTGACCTTCAGCGGCGGCGGCGCGCAGACCGATGCGCTGCTCGCCGGCGGTGTCGATATCCTCAACACCGGCACCGGCAATCTGTTGCTGCTGTGGGACCGCACCCGCGGCGGCGTCAAGGGCATCGTCGCCACCTCGGCGCAGCCGATGACGCTGATCAGCCGTGACGCGCATATCAAGTCGATCAAGGATTTCGGGCCGAACGACAAGATCGCGGTGCCCACCGTGAAAATTTCCACCCAGGCGATCGTGCTGCAGATCGCAGCCTCCGAGGCCTTCGGCGCCGACCAGTGGTCGAAGCTGGATGCCAACACCGTGCAGCTCGGCCATCCCGACGCCTATGCGGCGCTGTCGAATTCGCAGCACGAGGTGCGTAGCCACTTTTCGATCCCGCCGTTCACCTTTCTGGAAATGAAGAACGTGCCCGGCGCGCATGTGGTGCTGTCATCGCCCGACGTGATGGGCGGTCCATTGAGCCAGGCGCAGTTCTTCACCACCACCAAATTCGCCGACGCCAATCCGAAGGTCATCCAGGCGGTGCGCGATGCTGCCAAGGAAGCGCAGGACCTGATCCGCACGGACACCAAGACTGCCGTGGAGATCTACAAGGAAGTCACCGGCGACAAGACCAGCACCGACGAAATTCTCGGCTGGCTCAAGGAGCCCGGCATGATGGAATACAATCTGGAGCCGCAGGGCACGATGAAGTTCGCCAACCATCTGTTCAAGACCGGTACGCTGAAGACCCAGCCGAAGGCGTGGACCGATTACTACCTGCCGACGTCGAGCGACCTGAAGGGCAACTGA
- a CDS encoding NitT/TauT family transport system ATP-binding protein (product_source=KO:K02049; cath_funfam=3.40.50.300; cog=COG1116; ko=KO:K02049; pfam=PF00005; smart=SM00382; superfamily=52540): MSALLDVSGVTLRYKTSSVVVTATEKVSFSVDRSDRFVLLGPSGCGKSTLLKAVGGYMKPSEGKMRINGREIVEPGADRMMIFQEFDQLLPWKTVLENVMFPLLMTRKLAKKEAEQRARAYIEKVSLTRVVDSYPHTLSGGMKQRVAIARGMAMEPDILLMDEPFAALDALTRRTCQDELLQLWEETKFTVLFVTHSIAEAIKIGNRILLLSPHPGRVKAEIIDVDQVSSADGSAAKLEKQIHDLLFADTATAH; this comes from the coding sequence ATGTCCGCACTTCTCGACGTCAGCGGCGTGACGCTGCGCTACAAGACCTCCAGCGTTGTCGTCACCGCAACAGAAAAAGTCAGCTTCAGCGTCGATCGCTCCGACCGCTTCGTGCTGCTGGGGCCGTCCGGCTGCGGCAAGTCCACGCTGCTGAAGGCGGTTGGCGGCTACATGAAGCCGAGCGAAGGCAAGATGCGGATCAACGGCCGCGAGATCGTCGAGCCCGGTGCCGACCGGATGATGATCTTCCAGGAATTCGACCAGCTGCTGCCATGGAAGACGGTGCTGGAAAACGTGATGTTTCCGCTGCTGATGACACGGAAGCTGGCAAAGAAGGAAGCCGAGCAGCGCGCCCGGGCCTATATCGAAAAGGTCAGTCTCACTCGTGTGGTCGACAGCTATCCGCACACGCTGTCTGGCGGCATGAAGCAGCGCGTTGCCATCGCGCGGGGCATGGCGATGGAGCCGGACATCCTCTTGATGGACGAGCCCTTCGCCGCGCTGGATGCACTGACGCGGCGCACCTGCCAGGATGAATTGCTGCAGCTGTGGGAAGAGACCAAGTTCACCGTGCTGTTCGTGACCCATTCGATCGCCGAAGCGATCAAGATCGGCAACCGCATCCTGCTGCTGTCGCCGCACCCGGGCCGCGTGAAGGCCGAGATCATCGACGTCGATCAGGTCTCCAGCGCAGATGGCAGCGCCGCCAAGCTGGAAAAGCAGATCCACGACCTGCTGTTCGCCGACACCGCAACCGCACACTAG
- a CDS encoding NitT/TauT family transport system permease protein (product_source=KO:K02050; cath_funfam=1.10.3720.10; cog=COG0600; ko=KO:K02050; pfam=PF00528; superfamily=161098; transmembrane_helix_parts=Inside_1_41,TMhelix_42_64,Outside_65_92,TMhelix_93_115,Inside_116_134,TMhelix_135_157,Outside_158_191,TMhelix_192_214,Inside_215_220,TMhelix_221_240,Outside_241_249,TMhelix_250_272,Inside_273_287) gives MGEAKILMRSDAVAVATDPSEVERKLSVPELLWNDGFVRKTAIIIFLAVVWEAYGTFLDNPLLFPTFHDTVVTMFAKIKDGTIPLRAWASLKVLFMGYGTGIVLAAVFTILAISTRIGTDFLETMTAMFNPLPAIALLPLALIWFGLGNGSLVFVLVHSVLWPVALNTHSGFKSVSNTLRMVGRNYGLRGLPYVARILIPAAFGSILTGLKIGWAFAWRTLIAAELVFGVSSGQGGLGWFIFENRNLLDIPAVFAGLLTVIVIGLIVENLIFRTIERNTVQKWGLQS, from the coding sequence ATGGGCGAAGCCAAGATCCTGATGCGCAGCGACGCGGTCGCCGTCGCCACCGATCCCTCCGAGGTCGAGCGCAAGCTCAGCGTGCCCGAACTGCTGTGGAATGACGGCTTCGTGCGCAAGACCGCGATCATCATCTTCCTTGCGGTCGTGTGGGAGGCCTATGGCACCTTCCTCGACAACCCGCTGCTGTTTCCGACCTTCCACGACACCGTCGTCACGATGTTCGCCAAGATCAAGGATGGTACCATCCCGCTGCGGGCCTGGGCGTCGCTGAAGGTGCTGTTCATGGGCTACGGTACCGGCATCGTGCTCGCCGCGGTGTTCACCATCCTGGCCATCAGCACCCGCATTGGCACCGACTTCCTCGAGACGATGACCGCGATGTTCAATCCGCTGCCGGCGATCGCGCTGCTGCCGCTGGCGCTGATCTGGTTCGGGCTTGGCAATGGCAGTCTGGTGTTCGTGCTGGTGCATTCCGTGCTGTGGCCGGTGGCGCTGAACACCCATTCCGGCTTCAAGAGCGTGTCGAACACACTGCGCATGGTCGGCCGCAATTACGGCCTGCGTGGGCTGCCTTACGTCGCACGCATCCTGATCCCCGCCGCGTTCGGTTCGATCCTCACCGGGTTGAAGATCGGCTGGGCCTTTGCCTGGCGCACGCTGATCGCCGCGGAACTGGTGTTCGGGGTGTCGTCGGGGCAGGGCGGGCTCGGCTGGTTCATCTTCGAGAACCGCAACTTGCTCGACATTCCCGCTGTCTTCGCCGGCCTGCTGACGGTGATCGTCATTGGCTTGATCGTGGAAAACCTGATCTTCCGCACCATCGAGCGCAACACCGTGCAAAAATGGGGCCTGCAGTCGTGA
- a CDS encoding dihydroxy-acid dehydratase (product_source=TIGR00110; cog=COG0129; pfam=PF00920; superfamily=143975,52016; tigrfam=TIGR00110), whose translation MTNHKKTPDQLRSARWFAPDDLRAFGHRSRAMQQGYAPEEWKGRPVIAILNTWSDAQPCHMHFKTRVDDVKRGILMAGGFPMELPALSLSESFLKPTTMLYRNMLAMDAEELLRGHPVDGVVLMGGCDKTTPGLLLGATSAGYPAIYLPAGPMLRGNWKGKTLGSGSDAWKYWDERRAGKISDKDWVEVEGGIARSYGTCMTMGTASTMTAIAESIGMTLPGASSIPAADAGHIRMASECGRRIVEMVWEDLTPNKIQTRKAFENAIVVAMAMGCSTNAIIHLIAQARRAGQDIGLDDFEIASRKVPVIANVRPSGDTYLMEDFFYAGGLPGLMSRIKEHLHLDVMTVTGKTLGENIARAEIYNDDVIRTVANPIYAEGALAVLKGNLAPDGCVIKPSACEPRFLKHTGPAMVFDDYPSMKKAIDDESLDVTADHVLILRNAGPQGGPGMPEWGMLPIPKKLVKQGVRDMVRLSDARMSGTSYGACILHVAPESYIGGPLAFVQNGDMITLDVDARTINLDISDEEMAKRRAAWKAPERNYERGYGWMFTKHIQQANEGCDFDFLRTDFGAPVKEPVIY comes from the coding sequence ATGACCAATCATAAAAAGACTCCCGACCAGCTTCGCAGCGCGCGCTGGTTCGCGCCCGACGATCTGCGCGCCTTCGGCCATCGCTCGCGGGCGATGCAGCAGGGCTACGCGCCGGAAGAGTGGAAGGGCCGCCCGGTGATCGCGATCCTCAACACCTGGTCGGATGCGCAGCCCTGCCACATGCACTTCAAGACCCGCGTCGATGACGTCAAGCGCGGCATCCTGATGGCCGGCGGTTTTCCGATGGAGCTGCCGGCGCTGTCGCTGTCGGAATCCTTTCTGAAGCCGACCACGATGCTGTATCGCAACATGCTGGCGATGGACGCCGAGGAATTGCTGCGCGGCCATCCGGTCGATGGCGTGGTGCTGATGGGCGGCTGCGACAAGACCACGCCGGGGCTCTTGCTTGGCGCCACCAGCGCCGGCTACCCCGCGATCTACCTGCCGGCCGGTCCGATGCTGCGCGGCAACTGGAAGGGCAAGACTCTCGGCTCCGGCTCCGACGCCTGGAAGTACTGGGACGAGCGCCGCGCCGGCAAGATCTCCGACAAGGACTGGGTCGAGGTCGAAGGCGGCATCGCCCGCAGCTACGGCACCTGCATGACCATGGGCACCGCGAGCACCATGACCGCGATCGCGGAATCCATCGGCATGACGCTGCCCGGCGCGTCGTCGATCCCGGCCGCCGATGCCGGACACATCCGTATGGCCAGTGAATGCGGCCGTCGTATCGTCGAGATGGTGTGGGAAGATCTCACGCCGAACAAGATCCAGACTCGCAAGGCGTTCGAGAATGCCATCGTGGTGGCGATGGCGATGGGCTGCTCGACCAATGCGATCATCCACCTGATCGCGCAGGCGCGCCGCGCCGGGCAGGATATCGGCCTCGATGATTTCGAGATCGCCAGCCGCAAGGTGCCTGTGATCGCCAATGTGCGTCCGTCCGGCGACACCTATCTGATGGAAGACTTCTTCTATGCCGGCGGGCTTCCTGGCCTGATGAGCCGGATCAAGGAGCATCTGCATCTCGATGTCATGACCGTCACCGGCAAGACGCTCGGCGAGAATATCGCCCGCGCCGAAATCTACAATGACGACGTCATCCGCACCGTCGCCAACCCGATCTATGCCGAGGGCGCGCTCGCCGTGCTGAAGGGCAACCTTGCGCCGGATGGCTGCGTGATCAAGCCGTCCGCTTGCGAGCCGCGCTTCCTCAAGCATACCGGCCCGGCCATGGTGTTCGACGACTATCCGTCGATGAAGAAGGCGATCGATGACGAGAGCTTGGACGTGACAGCCGATCACGTGCTGATCCTGCGCAATGCGGGTCCGCAGGGCGGGCCGGGCATGCCGGAATGGGGAATGCTGCCGATCCCGAAAAAACTGGTGAAGCAGGGCGTTCGCGACATGGTGCGATTGTCAGATGCGCGGATGAGCGGCACCAGCTACGGCGCCTGCATCCTGCATGTGGCGCCGGAATCCTACATCGGCGGCCCGCTCGCCTTCGTGCAGAATGGCGACATGATCACCCTCGACGTCGACGCCCGCACCATCAATCTCGACATTTCTGATGAGGAGATGGCGAAGCGCCGTGCCGCGTGGAAAGCGCCGGAGCGCAATTACGAGCGCGGCTATGGCTGGATGTTCACCAAGCATATCCAGCAGGCCAACGAAGGCTGCGATTTCGATTTCCTGCGCACCGATTTCGGCGCGCCGGTGAAAGAACCGGTGATTTACTAG
- a CDS encoding regulator of RNase E activity RraA (product_source=COG0684; cath_funfam=3.50.30.40; cog=COG0684; pfam=PF03737; superfamily=89562) — protein MTKLSDATRAKLKTISTATVATALYKRGFRTQCIQDVHPLGPDQPTLVGEAFTLRYMPAREDLNKLEVFRDRAHPQRKAVEDCPPGAVLVMDSRKDARAASAGAILVTRLMKRGVAGVITDGGFRDSAEIAKLGFPAYHHRPSAPTNLTLHQAIEINGPIGCGDAPVFPGDVILGDSDGVIVIPAHLADEIANEAFEMTAFEDFVTEQVNAGRSILGLYPATDEQTLVDFAAWRKATGR, from the coding sequence ATGACCAAACTCAGCGACGCGACCCGCGCCAAACTGAAGACCATCTCCACCGCCACCGTGGCGACCGCGCTGTACAAGCGCGGCTTCCGCACCCAGTGCATCCAGGATGTCCATCCGCTCGGCCCGGACCAGCCGACCCTGGTCGGCGAGGCCTTCACATTGCGCTACATGCCGGCGCGGGAGGATCTCAACAAGCTCGAGGTGTTTCGCGACCGCGCCCATCCGCAGCGCAAGGCGGTGGAGGATTGCCCGCCCGGCGCAGTGCTGGTGATGGACAGCCGCAAGGATGCCCGCGCCGCCTCCGCCGGCGCCATCCTGGTCACGCGGCTGATGAAGCGCGGCGTCGCCGGCGTCATCACTGACGGCGGTTTTCGCGATTCCGCGGAGATCGCCAAACTCGGCTTTCCCGCCTATCACCATCGCCCGAGTGCGCCGACCAATCTGACGCTGCATCAGGCCATCGAGATCAACGGTCCGATCGGTTGCGGCGACGCCCCGGTGTTTCCCGGTGACGTGATCCTGGGCGATAGCGACGGCGTCATCGTGATTCCCGCTCATCTGGCCGATGAGATCGCCAACGAAGCATTCGAAATGACCGCCTTCGAGGATTTCGTCACCGAGCAGGTCAACGCCGGCCGCTCGATTCTCGGCCTCTATCCGGCGACGGACGAACAGACCCTGGTCGATTTCGCGGCGTGGCGGAAGGCGACCGGACGATAG
- a CDS encoding uroporphyrinogen decarboxylase (product_source=KO:K01599; cath_funfam=3.20.20.210; cog=COG0407; ko=KO:K01599; pfam=PF01208; superfamily=51726; tigrfam=TIGR01464), which translates to MTQPPIAKPFLDVLAGHRQAVPPLWMMRQAGRYLPEYREVRAQAGGFLDLCFNPDFAAEVTLQPIRRFNFDAAIIFSDILVIPYALGRSVRFEVGEGPRLDPLDSPEKVATLASQADFTKLEPVFEALRRVRAQLDPKIALIGFCGAPWTVATYMVAGQGTPDQAPARMMAYRHPEAFAKIIDAIVENSIVYLLGQLKAGADVLQIFDTWAGILPPREFQRWSVEPTKRIVEGVRAKVPDAKIIGFPRGAGALLPAYVEATGVDAVSIDWAAEPAFIRERVQSRVAVQGNLDPLALIAGGAALDRSIDDVLANYASGRLIFNLGHGIQPETPIAHVEQMVKRVRDYRG; encoded by the coding sequence TTGACCCAGCCCCCGATCGCCAAACCGTTCCTCGATGTTCTCGCCGGCCACCGCCAGGCGGTGCCGCCGCTGTGGATGATGCGGCAGGCAGGCCGCTACCTGCCGGAGTATCGCGAGGTGCGGGCGCAAGCCGGTGGCTTCCTCGATCTCTGCTTCAATCCGGATTTCGCCGCCGAGGTGACGCTGCAACCAATCCGGCGTTTCAATTTCGACGCCGCGATCATCTTCTCCGATATTCTGGTGATCCCCTATGCGCTGGGCCGCTCGGTACGCTTCGAGGTCGGCGAGGGCCCGCGGCTCGATCCCCTGGACAGTCCAGAGAAAGTCGCGACGCTGGCGTCGCAGGCGGACTTCACGAAACTCGAACCGGTGTTCGAGGCATTGCGCCGGGTCCGCGCGCAGCTCGATCCGAAGATCGCTCTGATCGGATTCTGCGGCGCGCCGTGGACGGTGGCGACCTACATGGTGGCGGGCCAGGGCACGCCGGACCAGGCTCCGGCACGGATGATGGCCTACCGGCATCCGGAAGCGTTTGCCAAAATCATCGACGCCATCGTCGAGAATTCCATTGTGTACCTGCTCGGCCAGCTGAAGGCCGGCGCCGACGTGCTGCAGATCTTCGACACCTGGGCCGGCATTCTGCCGCCGCGCGAATTCCAGCGCTGGTCGGTGGAGCCGACCAAGCGCATCGTCGAGGGCGTGCGTGCCAAAGTGCCGGATGCAAAGATCATCGGCTTTCCGCGGGGCGCCGGTGCGCTGCTTCCGGCCTATGTGGAAGCCACCGGCGTCGACGCCGTCAGCATCGACTGGGCCGCGGAACCCGCGTTCATCCGCGAGCGCGTGCAGAGCCGCGTCGCAGTGCAGGGCAATCTCGATCCGCTGGCGCTGATCGCCGGCGGCGCTGCGCTGGATCGCTCGATCGACGACGTGCTGGCGAACTACGCGTCGGGCCGGCTGATCTTCAACCTCGGCCACGGCATCCAGCCGGAAACGCCGATCGCCCATGTGGAGCAGATGGTGAAGCGGGTGCGGGATTATCGGGGATAA